A single region of the Streptomyces sp. NBC_01381 genome encodes:
- a CDS encoding nucleotide sugar dehydrogenase, whose amino-acid sequence MPADLAVIGLGHLGLPLAQAAVAGGIATIGYDPVRATDLAGGRLPCDGAEGTLTAADVRRMLSGGFRPTTDPVELGRVRTAVICAPTPPAADRSLDLSQVADAAHALAARLRPHTTVILESPVYPGTTEEFLRPILESGSGLRAGRDFHLAYSPGRLDPGNRTHGYAGTPKVIGGITPACTESAAAFYGRLTDKVVRARGPREAETVHLLETNYRHVNMALVNEMAVLCHDLGIDLWDVIRCAETKPFGFQAFRPGPGVGGHGVPLDIPNPSRGVRPLRMVELAQQVNDRMPQYVIQRSATLLNEHGKSVRGARVLLLGVTYKPDLADQQGSPAQEIATRLMELGAAVSYHDPYVPNWSVLGHPVPRADSLYEAAADADLTILLQHHRTYDLQGLAVKAQLLLDTRGATPAGAAHRL is encoded by the coding sequence ATGCCCGCAGATCTCGCCGTCATCGGTCTCGGCCACCTCGGCCTGCCCCTCGCCCAGGCCGCCGTCGCCGGCGGCATCGCCACCATCGGCTACGACCCCGTCCGCGCCACCGACCTGGCAGGCGGCCGCCTGCCCTGCGACGGCGCCGAGGGCACCCTCACCGCCGCCGACGTCCGCCGGATGCTCTCGGGGGGCTTCAGGCCGACCACCGACCCCGTCGAGCTCGGCCGGGTCCGCACCGCCGTCATCTGCGCGCCCACCCCGCCGGCGGCGGACCGCTCGCTCGACCTGAGCCAAGTGGCCGACGCCGCGCACGCCCTGGCCGCACGGCTGCGTCCGCACACCACCGTCATCCTCGAATCGCCCGTGTACCCGGGCACGACGGAGGAATTCCTGCGCCCGATCCTGGAGTCGGGCTCCGGCCTGCGCGCGGGCCGCGACTTCCATCTCGCCTACTCGCCCGGCCGCCTCGACCCCGGCAACCGCACCCACGGCTACGCGGGCACCCCCAAGGTCATCGGCGGCATCACGCCCGCCTGCACCGAATCGGCCGCCGCCTTCTACGGCCGCCTCACCGACAAGGTCGTACGCGCGCGTGGCCCCCGCGAGGCCGAGACCGTGCACCTCCTGGAGACCAACTACCGGCACGTGAACATGGCGCTGGTCAACGAAATGGCCGTGCTCTGCCACGACCTGGGCATCGACCTGTGGGACGTCATCCGCTGCGCCGAGACCAAGCCCTTCGGCTTCCAGGCCTTCCGTCCGGGACCCGGCGTCGGCGGCCACGGCGTCCCCCTGGACATCCCCAACCCGTCCCGCGGTGTCCGCCCCCTGCGCATGGTCGAACTGGCCCAGCAGGTCAACGACCGCATGCCCCAGTACGTCATCCAGCGCTCGGCGACCCTGCTCAACGAACACGGCAAGTCCGTCCGCGGCGCCCGCGTCCTGCTGCTCGGCGTCACCTACAAGCCCGACCTGGCCGACCAGCAGGGCTCCCCCGCCCAGGAGATCGCGACCCGCCTGATGGAACTGGGCGCCGCCGTCAGCTACCACGACCCCTACGTCCCGAACTGGAGCGTCCTGGGCCACCCCGTCCCCCGCGCGGACTCCCTCTACGAAGCGGCCGCCGACGCCGACCTCACGATCCTGCTCCAGCACCACCGCACGTACGACCTGCAGGGCCTGGCCGTGAAGGCGCAGTTGCTCCTGGACACCCGAGGCGCGACCCCGGCGGGCGCCGCGCACCGTCTCTAG
- a CDS encoding glycerol-3-phosphate dehydrogenase/oxidase, with protein MRTATLGPAERAESLAEMAERELDVLVVGAGVVGAGTALDAVTRGLSTGLVEARDWASGTSSRSSKLIHGGLRYLEMLDFALVREALKERGLLLERLAPHLVKPVPFLYPLQHKGWERLYAGSGVALYDAMSMSRGHGRGLPMHRHLSRRHALRVAPCLKKDALVGAMQYYDAQMDDARYVATLVRTAAAYGAKVANRARVSGFLREGERVVGARVQDVEGGGEYEVRAKQIVNATGVWTDDTQAMVGERGQFHVRASKGIHLVVPKDRISSTTGLILRTEKSVLFVIPWGRHWIVGTTDTDWDLDKAHPAASSADIDYLLEHVNSVLAVPLSRDDVQGVYAGLRPLLAGESDATSKLSREHTVAHPAPGLVVVAGGKYTTYRVMAKDAVDEAVHGLDQRVADCVTEDIPLVGAEGYKALWNARARIAARTGLHVVRVEHLLNRYGSLAEEVLALVTDDPSLGAPLQAADDYLRAEIVYAASHEGARHLDDVLTRRTRISIETFDRGTRSARECAELMAPVLGWDKDQVEREVQHYEKRVEAERESQRQPDDLTADAARLGAPDIVPL; from the coding sequence GTGAGGACAGCGACACTGGGGCCGGCGGAGCGTGCCGAGTCACTTGCGGAAATGGCCGAGCGGGAGCTGGACGTCCTGGTCGTGGGAGCGGGAGTGGTCGGCGCGGGCACCGCGCTCGACGCCGTGACCCGCGGTCTCTCCACGGGCTTGGTCGAGGCGCGGGACTGGGCGTCGGGCACGTCGAGCCGGTCGAGCAAGCTGATCCACGGCGGCCTGCGCTATCTGGAGATGCTGGACTTCGCGCTGGTGCGGGAGGCGTTGAAGGAGCGCGGCCTGCTCCTGGAGCGGCTCGCCCCGCACCTCGTGAAGCCGGTGCCGTTCCTCTACCCCTTGCAGCACAAGGGCTGGGAGCGGCTCTACGCCGGGTCGGGCGTCGCCCTGTACGACGCCATGTCGATGTCCCGCGGCCATGGCCGCGGGCTGCCGATGCACCGCCATCTGAGCCGGCGTCACGCCCTGCGCGTCGCCCCGTGCCTGAAGAAGGACGCGCTGGTCGGGGCGATGCAGTACTACGACGCGCAGATGGACGACGCCCGCTATGTGGCGACGCTGGTGCGCACGGCGGCCGCCTATGGCGCGAAGGTCGCCAACCGGGCCCGGGTGAGCGGCTTCCTGCGGGAAGGTGAGCGGGTTGTCGGTGCTCGGGTACAAGACGTCGAGGGCGGCGGGGAGTACGAGGTCCGGGCCAAGCAGATCGTGAACGCGACGGGTGTCTGGACGGACGACACCCAGGCGATGGTGGGGGAGCGGGGGCAGTTCCACGTCAGGGCGTCCAAGGGCATCCATCTGGTCGTGCCCAAGGACCGGATCAGCTCAACGACCGGGCTGATCCTGCGGACCGAGAAGAGCGTCCTCTTCGTCATTCCGTGGGGGCGGCACTGGATCGTGGGGACGACGGACACCGACTGGGACCTGGACAAGGCGCATCCGGCGGCGTCCAGCGCCGACATCGACTATCTCCTCGAGCATGTGAACTCGGTGCTCGCGGTGCCCCTCTCGCGGGACGACGTGCAAGGGGTGTACGCGGGCCTTCGGCCGCTGCTCGCCGGGGAGTCGGACGCCACGAGCAAGCTGTCGCGCGAGCACACGGTGGCGCATCCTGCGCCGGGCCTCGTGGTCGTCGCGGGCGGCAAGTACACGACGTACCGGGTGATGGCGAAGGACGCGGTGGACGAGGCGGTGCACGGCCTCGACCAGCGGGTCGCCGACTGCGTCACCGAGGACATCCCGCTCGTCGGCGCGGAGGGATACAAGGCGCTGTGGAACGCGCGCGCCAGGATCGCCGCGCGCACCGGGCTCCATGTGGTGCGCGTGGAGCATCTGTTGAACCGGTACGGCTCGCTGGCGGAGGAGGTGCTCGCGCTGGTCACCGACGATCCCTCGCTGGGCGCGCCGCTGCAGGCGGCCGACGACTATCTGCGCGCCGAGATCGTCTACGCCGCGTCGCACGAGGGGGCGCGGCACCTGGACGATGTGCTGACCCGGCGTACGCGCATCTCGATCGAGACGTTCGACCGGGGCACGCGCAGCGCACGGGAGTGCGCCGAGCTGATGGCGCCGGTGCTCGGCTGGGACAAGGACCAGGTGGAGCGGGAGGTGCAGCACTACGAGAAGCGGGTGGAGGCGGAGCGGGAGTCGCAGCGGCAGCCGGATGATTTGACGGCTGATGCGGCACGCCTTGGGGCGCCGGACATCGTGCCGCTGTAG
- a CDS encoding serine hydrolase, producing MPNSRTLLVIPLALALFGLPTASSPLAAAPATDVTLPLLVTRGKAPAAALLTREDPWPPAAPGQPEPQAAQQPDQRPRWHFTQTYKALITRTDNNSTDTSAETGTGAGATDTSGGTASATGSTPGIRRTDHFRAGSITKTFIATVVLQLAAERRLSLSDPVERHLPGLIRGENDTDDTDLDGRTLTLHALLTHTSGLADYTAGTKGLIPVTPLEAVRTALALPATTPGRWSYSNTNYVVLGMVIKQVTGNAYATEATRRIITPLGLSGTSFPGARTTLPSPHGRAYTSEGEDVTALNPRVAGAAGELISTLADLDRFYAALLGGRLLPATQLRQMLNTRAAQGRYGMGLYPQKLPCGTTVWGHNGHIAGSYVRTAATRDGDRVLTFRVNTDGIADPTLERTLLSAEFCT from the coding sequence ATGCCCAATTCGCGGACACTGCTGGTCATACCCCTCGCGTTGGCCCTTTTCGGCCTGCCGACCGCCAGTTCGCCGCTCGCCGCGGCACCCGCGACGGACGTCACTCTTCCGCTGCTGGTGACCCGAGGCAAGGCCCCGGCCGCGGCTCTGTTGACCCGCGAGGACCCGTGGCCCCCGGCAGCGCCGGGGCAGCCCGAACCCCAGGCGGCCCAACAACCGGACCAACGCCCACGCTGGCACTTCACACAGACCTACAAGGCCCTCATCACCCGCACGGACAACAACAGCACCGATACGAGCGCTGAAACCGGTACTGGCGCCGGCGCCACCGACACATCCGGAGGCACGGCTTCAGCCACCGGCTCCACTCCCGGCATCCGCCGCACCGACCACTTCCGCGCCGGCAGCATCACCAAGACGTTCATCGCGACGGTCGTCCTCCAACTCGCCGCCGAACGCCGCCTGTCCCTGTCCGACCCCGTCGAGCGCCACCTGCCGGGCCTCATCCGCGGCGAGAACGACACGGACGACACCGACCTCGACGGCCGCACCCTCACCCTGCACGCGCTGCTGACCCACACGAGCGGTCTCGCCGACTACACCGCCGGAACCAAAGGCCTCATCCCCGTCACTCCCCTGGAGGCGGTCCGCACCGCCCTCGCCCTGCCGGCGACCACACCCGGCCGCTGGTCCTACTCCAACACCAACTACGTGGTGCTCGGCATGGTGATCAAGCAGGTCACCGGCAACGCGTACGCCACCGAGGCCACACGCCGCATCATCACCCCGCTCGGCCTGTCCGGCACCTCGTTCCCCGGCGCCCGCACCACACTCCCCTCCCCGCACGGCCGGGCGTACACGAGCGAGGGCGAGGACGTCACCGCCCTCAACCCGCGCGTCGCGGGCGCCGCGGGCGAACTGATCTCCACCCTCGCCGACCTGGACCGCTTCTACGCCGCCCTGCTGGGCGGCCGGCTGCTCCCCGCAACCCAGCTCCGCCAGATGCTCAACACCCGTGCCGCACAAGGCCGCTACGGCATGGGCCTCTACCCGCAGAAGCTGCCCTGCGGCACCACGGTCTGGGGCCACAACGGCCACATCGCCGGCAGCTATGTCCGCACCGCCGCCACCCGGGACGGCGACCGCGTCCTGACCTTCCGGGTCAACACGGACGGGATAGCGGACCCGACCCTGGAACGCACGCTCCTGTCAGCCGAGTTCTGCACATAG
- a CDS encoding serine/threonine-protein kinase codes for MSDAEKTGQSRQDKSERLLSGRYRLGEVLGRGGMGTVWRAKDETLGRTVAVKELRFPSSIDEDEKRRLITRTLREAKAIARIRNTSAVTVYDVVDEDDRPWIVMELVEGKSLAEAIREDGLLTPRRAAEVGLAVLDVLRSAHREGILHRDVKPSNVLIAEDGRVVLTDFGIAQVEGDPSITSTGMLVGAPSYISPERARGHKPGPAADLWSLGGLLYASVEGVPPYDKGSAIATLTAVMTEDVEQPTNAGPLEKVIYGLLAKDPELRLDDAAARALLLDVIHAPEVKDEPEPVEATKVVPLPPAPPEKRAKAARSPRVGMAKRFGKGGSGRGAGAAAAGAAGAAAGSAAVGAPGKKGTDAPSDAAATASATDTAAAGKSGDVSTASDAADSGAGAGTSGAGSAGKGKKSEEAAERLRGALQSVRKAAATAAAAASTRGAATNAGTAAGHPEGAPPVPAAPPRGPAKASASLTDVVPRRTLVIISVVVVLAVLGTVLALALGGGDDGGARDSKGGDKAASSGATAGGGEKDPEKDGGAGQDGGAEKEKDKGKEGSGAGTDPASDAGEGQDPGTGDDGGKEPDDGADSTYKHSQGFAIGLPKGWKYQSTAIAGARFSGPDGQKLLIGWTTTPKDDPVADWKNQESGMVRSQYKRIRIEKVGFRGWNTADWEFTYVDGGTKYRSIDRGFVVNGGLGYGMMYTAKADDWDSDRRKDTWRTFTRTFEPKK; via the coding sequence ATGTCGGACGCGGAGAAGACGGGCCAGTCCCGTCAGGACAAGAGCGAACGTCTCCTCTCCGGGCGCTACCGGCTGGGGGAAGTGCTCGGCCGCGGCGGAATGGGAACCGTCTGGCGCGCCAAGGACGAGACACTCGGCCGCACGGTGGCCGTGAAGGAGTTGCGCTTCCCCTCGAGCATCGACGAGGACGAGAAGCGCCGCCTGATCACGCGTACGTTGCGTGAGGCGAAGGCGATCGCGCGGATCCGCAACACCAGCGCGGTGACCGTCTACGACGTGGTCGACGAGGACGACCGCCCGTGGATCGTGATGGAGCTGGTCGAGGGCAAGTCGCTCGCCGAGGCCATTCGCGAGGACGGTCTGCTGACGCCGCGGCGAGCGGCCGAGGTCGGCCTCGCCGTGCTCGACGTACTGCGCTCAGCGCACCGCGAGGGCATCCTGCACCGTGACGTGAAGCCGTCCAACGTACTGATCGCCGAGGACGGCCGGGTCGTCCTCACAGACTTCGGTATCGCGCAGGTCGAGGGCGACCCGTCGATCACGTCCACCGGCATGCTCGTCGGCGCCCCCTCGTACATCTCGCCGGAGCGGGCGCGCGGGCACAAGCCCGGTCCCGCGGCCGACCTGTGGTCCCTCGGCGGGCTGTTGTACGCGTCGGTTGAGGGCGTGCCGCCGTACGACAAGGGGTCGGCCATCGCGACCCTCACGGCGGTGATGACGGAGGACGTCGAACAGCCGACGAACGCGGGCCCCTTGGAGAAGGTCATCTATGGCCTGCTCGCCAAGGACCCCGAGCTGCGGCTCGACGACGCGGCGGCGCGGGCGCTCCTGCTTGACGTCATTCATGCGCCCGAGGTCAAGGACGAGCCGGAGCCGGTCGAGGCGACGAAGGTGGTGCCGCTGCCGCCCGCTCCTCCGGAGAAGCGGGCGAAGGCCGCGCGGTCGCCGCGGGTGGGGATGGCGAAGCGGTTCGGCAAGGGTGGTTCCGGCCGTGGGGCCGGGGCGGCCGCAGCGGGGGCCGCGGGTGCAGCCGCAGGGTCGGCCGCGGTCGGTGCGCCGGGTAAGAAGGGCACCGACGCGCCGTCGGACGCGGCCGCTACGGCGAGTGCCACCGACACGGCGGCGGCCGGCAAGTCGGGCGATGTGTCCACGGCTTCGGACGCCGCGGACTCCGGCGCGGGAGCGGGCACCTCTGGGGCCGGCTCCGCAGGCAAGGGCAAGAAGTCCGAGGAAGCGGCGGAGCGGCTGCGCGGCGCGCTTCAGTCGGTGCGGAAGGCGGCGGCGACGGCCGCCGCGGCGGCGTCCACGCGGGGCGCGGCGACGAACGCGGGCACGGCGGCCGGGCACCCGGAAGGCGCCCCGCCGGTTCCCGCGGCACCGCCGCGCGGGCCTGCCAAGGCCTCGGCCTCGCTCACCGATGTGGTGCCCCGGCGCACGCTCGTGATCATCTCGGTGGTCGTCGTGCTCGCGGTGCTCGGGACCGTGCTTGCCCTGGCGCTCGGCGGCGGGGACGACGGCGGTGCGCGGGACAGCAAGGGCGGCGACAAGGCCGCGTCCAGCGGGGCGACCGCGGGCGGCGGCGAGAAGGACCCGGAGAAGGACGGCGGCGCCGGGCAGGACGGCGGCGCCGAGAAGGAGAAGGACAAGGGCAAGGAGGGCTCGGGAGCGGGCACCGACCCCGCGTCCGACGCCGGTGAGGGCCAAGACCCGGGTACGGGCGACGACGGCGGCAAGGAGCCGGACGACGGCGCCGATTCGACGTACAAGCACTCCCAGGGATTCGCGATCGGGCTGCCGAAGGGCTGGAAGTACCAGTCCACGGCGATCGCGGGCGCCCGCTTCAGCGGGCCCGACGGGCAGAAGCTCCTGATCGGCTGGACGACGACGCCCAAGGACGACCCGGTCGCCGACTGGAAGAACCAGGAGTCGGGCATGGTCCGGTCCCAGTACAAGCGGATCCGGATAGAGAAGGTCGGCTTCCGCGGCTGGAACACGGCTGACTGGGAGTTCACGTACGTCGACGGCGGCACGAAGTACCGGTCGATAGACCGTGGGTTCGTCGTCAACGGCGGTCTGGGCTACGGGATGATGTACACCGCGAAGGCCGACGACTGGGACAGCGACCGGCGCAAGGACACGTGGCGGACCTTCACGCGGACGTTCGAGCCGAAGAAGTAG
- a CDS encoding protein kinase yields MDEYAGRVLADRYRLPLPPADEYELAETRAFDTYSGQEVLVRQVPLPEVVDAEVLELDERDFPDGELPEGFVSAGAVRRPSARTTRRPSDPAVRRAIEAAQAAAQIPDHPRLDQVFDVFAEGGSLWIVSELVAARPLAALLAERPLSPYRAAEVASDVVTALRVLHAHGWVHRNITARTVLVCDDGRVVLTGLAAGAAEEALCGYDPRPEEVLGGFEADGSAAAADATDDEGGYAEIEPGGGGSDADETPEEPAAEPESQLDVRAARAGAIAAYRAGTRAAARLSEGEVPGPRGGGASGEAGRRDGFEAYDGEGSDGYGADGYGSRRYGGGESGGGEADVAGRILDPYGVAGTKPWHGAVPRGGGEVSRREGQGGAPQRGGPGSPAPGHGIPGQASGRGVSGAEPGRGELGRGGSGSASGYGASGSGAGRGVPGSAPGRGELSRGGPGSAPGRGELSHGAPSPASSRGELGHGSPGSTPPRGELGHGGPASTQPRGELSHGVPGSTPPRGELRHGARGRVSAPGGAASSPNPGPSTPGPRSPHTPDSAPSPGNSGHTYWDALVAERSGARRGPATALAAERARHARMTVVGAVTERWAPEQAGPVHENWQLAAPIGPATDLWALGALLFRAVQGHAPYPEESTFELVQLVCAEPPAFAEECGPLRPVVESLLRQDPTERLDFEELNGWLRSLVRSAPEPEAGANVVPAPPFDARRLPILRRRGEVVRRRRAAAQAAAVSRQNGRHKHKAGSKAGSKAKGRANPQRGRESRAAMPAAAPPPRRATAPRQPRSGAGQRPRSLGRVLLLLILVGLVAAVAYAMVFMPKSGEREGGDSGRAGSAGDVGSSQAPTPDSSSSARPGQDGKPDNSGEPSDKPEKSPSSEQPQTSGPEVPQGFTLRKDAEGFRVAVASGWDRQPKNGRGQVLYTHGDFQLIVVPGRDGTDEYGSDPMKYQREHERELQPFRDSTWATSSGMRTVDVGGRTMAEGQFTWQDAEGREIFVRNLAMPVGGKYHVVQLRGPEAERDEVTRLFEQASATYQVAD; encoded by the coding sequence GTGGACGAATACGCGGGGCGGGTACTCGCCGACCGCTATCGCCTGCCGTTGCCTCCGGCGGATGAGTACGAACTCGCCGAGACCCGTGCCTTCGACACCTACAGCGGGCAGGAAGTCCTGGTCAGGCAGGTGCCGTTGCCCGAGGTCGTCGACGCGGAGGTGCTCGAGCTCGACGAGCGTGACTTTCCCGACGGGGAGTTGCCCGAGGGGTTCGTGAGCGCGGGGGCGGTGCGGCGGCCGTCGGCGCGTACGACGCGCAGGCCGTCGGATCCGGCGGTGCGGCGTGCGATCGAGGCCGCGCAGGCCGCCGCGCAGATTCCCGACCATCCGCGGCTCGACCAGGTCTTCGACGTGTTCGCCGAGGGCGGTTCGTTGTGGATAGTCAGCGAGTTGGTGGCGGCGAGGCCGCTGGCCGCGCTGCTTGCGGAGCGTCCGCTGAGTCCCTATCGCGCGGCGGAGGTCGCGTCGGACGTGGTGACGGCGCTGCGGGTGCTGCACGCGCACGGCTGGGTGCACCGCAACATCACGGCGCGCACGGTGCTGGTCTGCGACGACGGCCGGGTGGTCCTGACGGGCCTGGCGGCGGGCGCGGCGGAAGAGGCACTGTGCGGCTACGACCCGCGCCCCGAGGAGGTCCTCGGGGGCTTCGAGGCCGACGGCTCTGCGGCTGCCGCGGATGCGACGGACGATGAGGGTGGGTACGCGGAGATAGAGCCCGGCGGTGGGGGCTCCGACGCCGACGAGACTCCCGAGGAGCCGGCCGCCGAGCCCGAGTCTCAACTGGATGTGCGGGCGGCGCGGGCCGGTGCGATAGCCGCGTATCGCGCCGGGACGCGGGCCGCGGCGCGGCTGAGCGAGGGCGAGGTGCCGGGGCCGCGGGGCGGCGGCGCTTCGGGTGAGGCCGGGCGGCGCGACGGTTTCGAGGCGTACGACGGTGAAGGCTCGGACGGATACGGCGCGGACGGATACGGCTCGCGCCGGTACGGCGGTGGCGAAAGCGGCGGCGGCGAAGCCGATGTGGCCGGGCGGATCCTGGACCCCTACGGCGTCGCGGGCACGAAGCCGTGGCATGGGGCGGTGCCCAGGGGCGGCGGCGAGGTGTCCCGTCGCGAGGGGCAGGGGGGCGCTCCGCAGCGTGGCGGCCCCGGTAGTCCGGCGCCGGGGCATGGGATTCCGGGCCAGGCGTCGGGTCGCGGTGTTTCTGGGGCTGAGCCGGGGCGTGGTGAGTTGGGTCGTGGTGGCTCCGGTTCCGCGTCGGGTTATGGGGCTTCTGGTTCCGGGGCGGGTCGCGGTGTTCCTGGATCTGCACCGGGCCGCGGTGAGTTGAGTCGTGGTGGTCCCGGTTCCGCGCCGGGCCGCGGTGAGTTGAGCCACGGAGCTCCCAGCCCCGCTTCGAGCCGGGGCGAACTGGGCCACGGCAGTCCCGGTTCTACCCCGCCCCGCGGCGAACTGGGCCACGGCGGTCCCGCTTCCACGCAGCCCCGCGGCGAGCTGAGCCACGGCGTTCCCGGTTCCACCCCGCCCCGCGGCGAGCTGCGCCACGGTGCGCGAGGCCGGGTGTCCGCCCCTGGTGGCGCCGCCTCCAGCCCGAACCCCGGTCCCTCGACCCCCGGCCCCCGCAGCCCCCACACCCCCGACTCCGCCCCCAGCCCCGGCAATTCCGGGCACACCTACTGGGACGCTCTCGTCGCCGAGCGCAGTGGCGCCCGGCGTGGACCCGCCACCGCCTTGGCCGCCGAGCGGGCCCGGCATGCGCGGATGACCGTGGTGGGGGCTGTCACTGAGCGGTGGGCGCCCGAGCAGGCCGGGCCCGTGCATGAGAACTGGCAGCTTGCCGCGCCCATCGGGCCCGCCACGGACCTGTGGGCGCTTGGCGCGTTGCTGTTCCGTGCCGTGCAGGGCCATGCGCCGTACCCGGAAGAGAGCACGTTCGAGCTCGTCCAGCTGGTCTGCGCCGAGCCGCCCGCCTTCGCCGAGGAGTGCGGTCCGCTCCGGCCAGTGGTCGAGTCGCTGCTGCGGCAGGACCCGACCGAGCGGCTCGACTTCGAGGAACTGAACGGCTGGCTGCGGTCGTTGGTCCGCTCGGCGCCCGAGCCGGAGGCCGGTGCGAACGTCGTGCCCGCGCCGCCGTTCGACGCCCGACGGCTGCCCATCCTGCGTCGCCGTGGCGAGGTCGTGCGCCGCCGCCGCGCCGCCGCTCAGGCCGCCGCCGTGTCGCGGCAGAACGGGCGGCACAAGCACAAGGCTGGGTCCAAGGCCGGGTCCAAGGCCAAGGGCAGGGCCAACCCCCAGCGGGGGCGCGAGAGCAGGGCCGCGATGCCGGCGGCCGCTCCGCCGCCCAGACGTGCCACCGCGCCGCGCCAACCGCGCAGCGGCGCGGGACAGCGGCCGCGCTCCCTGGGGCGCGTACTGCTCCTGCTCATCCTCGTCGGCCTCGTCGCGGCAGTCGCGTACGCGATGGTCTTCATGCCGAAGTCGGGGGAGAGGGAAGGCGGCGACAGCGGGCGGGCCGGTTCCGCGGGGGACGTCGGGAGCAGTCAGGCGCCGACCCCTGACAGCAGTTCCAGTGCGCGGCCGGGCCAGGACGGAAAGCCGGACAACTCCGGTGAGCCGAGCGACAAGCCGGAGAAGAGCCCGAGTTCGGAGCAGCCGCAGACCAGCGGGCCCGAAGTGCCGCAGGGCTTCACGCTCCGCAAGGACGCCGAGGGCTTCCGGGTGGCCGTCGCCAGCGGCTGGGACCGGCAGCCCAAGAACGGGCGCGGGCAGGTCCTTTACACCCACGGCGACTTCCAGCTGATCGTCGTGCCGGGGCGGGACGGCACGGACGAGTACGGCAGCGATCCCATGAAGTACCAGCGGGAGCACGAGCGGGAGCTGCAGCCGTTCCGCGACTCGACGTGGGCCACGTCCAGCGGGATGCGCACCGTGGACGTGGGCGGGCGGACCATGGCCGAGGGGCAGTTCACCTGGCAGGACGCGGAGGGACGCGAGATCTTCGTACGCAATCTCGCGATGCCCGTCGGCGGGAAGTACCACGTCGTGCAGCTCCGGGGTCCTGAGGCCGAGCGGGACGAGGTGACGCGGCTCTTCGAGCAGGCGTCGGCGACGTATCAGGTCGCCGACTGA